Proteins encoded in a region of the Scyliorhinus torazame isolate Kashiwa2021f chromosome 1, sScyTor2.1, whole genome shotgun sequence genome:
- the LOC140416987 gene encoding LOW QUALITY PROTEIN: putative nuclease HARBI1 (The sequence of the model RefSeq protein was modified relative to this genomic sequence to represent the inferred CDS: deleted 2 bases in 1 codon): MYSQQPSMFATVAAAAALQMGIRRGRAQRLREGAAEAGAAEGVAAEGPVPAAAAAGHHARQVQEEAEGADHLHVGQEEGDDSDPDGSPGDEHEQVVVPRRRRRPMRHRVYRDCISFEDLTEAACRRRLRLSRETVGHICQLMAQMKPRGTGRHAIPVRVKVTVALNFFVTGSFQSPSGDLCGISQASVHRCIWAVTDSLCAVAARYINFPEDHAHQAARASQFASVAGIPMVQGVVDGVHVNLRAPTRDRDIFLNRKGTYSMNVQVVCDQGMRIMHVSAQYPGSVHDAFILAQSYTPAIFKGHPPRMRGWLLGDRGYPLRPWLMTPIRRPQTNTESRYNEAHDATRGVVERSFGLLKMRFRCLERSGGTVQYDPDRVGRIVVACCGLHNIAQHRGDVMEEEESATEAVPFPLHALPTCWNCIRQGNNDFTEPT; this comes from the exons ATGTATTCGCAGCAGCCATCGATGTTCGCCAccgtggcagcagcagcagccttgcagatggGCATCCGTCGCGGGCGAGCACAGCGGCTCAGGGAGGGTGCTGCAGAGGCAGGTGCAGCAGAGGGAGTGGCTGCGGAGGGCCCCGTGCCAGCCGCTGCTGCTGCAGGCCATCACGCCCGACAAGTccaagaggaggcggagggtgcggaTCACCTCCACGTCGGCCAGGAAGAGGGCGACGACTCCGATCCTGATGGGTCACCAGGGGATGAGCACGAGCAGGTGGTAGTGCCAAGGCGGCGGAGGCGTCCCATGCGCCACCGCGTGTACAGGGACTGCATTTCCTTCGAAGACCTAACGGaggcggcatgcaggaggagactccgattgagcCGTGAGACGGTCGGCCATATATGCCAGCTAATGGCGCAGATGAAACCACGTGGAACT GGCAGACATgccatcccagtgagggtgaaggtgacggtcgccctgaatttcTTTGTGACCGGCTCCTTCCAGTCACCGAGCGGAGACCTTTGCGGTATCAGTCAGgcctcggtgcaccggtgcatctgggcagtcacCGACAGCCTTTGTGCAGTCGCGGCACGATACATCAATTTCCCGGAGGACCACGcgcaccaggctgccagggcatcgCAATTCGCCTCAGTGGCTGGCATCCCGATGGTACAGGGCGTCGTGGATGGTGTGCACGTCAACCTGCGTGCACCAACGCGGGACAGGGACATCTTCCTAAACAGGAAGGGCACATATTCGATGAACGTCCAGGTAGTGTGCGACCAGGGAATGAGAATAATGCACGTGAGCGCCCAGTACCCGggaagcgtgcatgacgcctttatATTGGCGCAGTCCTACACCCCCGCAATTTTCAAGGGTCACccaccccggatgaggggctggttgctgggcgacaggggttatccattgcggCCGTGGTTGatgacgcccatacggaggccacagaccaacacggagagccggtacaatgaggcccatgatgCAACCAGGGGTGTAGTGGAGAGGTCCTTCGGCCTCCTTAAAATGAGATTCCGGTGCCTGGAACGCTCAGGAGGCACTGTGCAGTACGACCCTGACAGGGTCGGAAGGATTGTCGTCGCCTGTTGCGGcttgcacaacatcgcccaacacAGGGGCGATGTGATGGAGGAGGAAGAATCAG